In Terriglobus sp. TAA 43, a single window of DNA contains:
- a CDS encoding M20/M25/M40 family metallo-hydrolase — MNLRLTLAAVSLLSLSVSAQTKRTTAGVDFQQHGKPLAKQTADPQIASALRDVSPTEMRKTIEALVSFRNRNTAGGGDTTLPPHVGVDAAAAWIRERFEAISKDCGNCLEIHEDVYTQPAQPGPRGRIIKPTPLKSIYAVMKGTSDPDRRVLVTGHYDSFFTRDMQNVRDEAPGANDDASGTAVSLECARVLTKHRFPATIVFATVTGEEQGLLGSRHLAQTAKKEGWNLEAVLNNDIVGGDTTPADLANEDKHRVRVFSEGISLAATPEETQKILTAGYESDSSSRQLARAVADVARTYTEPAPPKATDALKPTLVFRLDRYGRGGDHSSFNREGFTGVRFTEWRENFDHQHQVVRVENGTQFGDLIQFDDFPYMARVARLNAATLATLATAPAIPEKVQFKAGGLNNDTTITWTSSADAHDEVVWRETSAPDWQFSAPVASFQLTADGNAKTMTLPVSKDNVILAIRSCDGKGHCSPAAAPLPK; from the coding sequence ATGAATCTCCGTCTCACGCTCGCCGCTGTTTCTCTGCTAAGCCTTTCTGTGTCCGCGCAAACCAAACGCACCACAGCAGGGGTCGACTTCCAGCAACACGGTAAGCCCCTGGCAAAGCAAACCGCAGATCCGCAGATTGCCTCGGCCCTGCGTGATGTATCGCCGACAGAGATGCGCAAGACGATTGAAGCCCTGGTGAGCTTTCGCAACCGCAATACTGCTGGTGGGGGCGACACCACATTGCCTCCACATGTCGGAGTAGACGCTGCCGCGGCATGGATTCGCGAGCGTTTTGAAGCCATCAGCAAGGACTGCGGAAATTGTCTGGAAATTCACGAGGACGTTTACACGCAGCCTGCCCAGCCCGGCCCTCGCGGACGCATCATCAAGCCCACGCCGCTGAAGAGCATTTACGCAGTAATGAAGGGCACCAGCGATCCCGACCGGCGGGTTCTCGTTACCGGTCATTACGACAGCTTCTTCACCCGCGACATGCAGAACGTACGCGATGAAGCGCCCGGCGCCAACGACGACGCCAGCGGCACAGCCGTGTCATTGGAATGCGCACGTGTGCTCACAAAGCATCGCTTTCCCGCCACCATTGTTTTTGCCACGGTCACCGGCGAAGAGCAGGGCTTGCTCGGCAGTCGCCATCTCGCACAGACGGCGAAGAAAGAAGGCTGGAATCTTGAGGCTGTTCTGAACAACGACATCGTTGGCGGTGACACCACACCTGCTGATCTGGCCAATGAAGATAAGCACCGCGTTCGTGTCTTCTCAGAAGGTATCTCTCTGGCCGCAACGCCAGAAGAGACGCAGAAGATTCTCACCGCAGGCTATGAAAGCGATTCATCATCGCGTCAACTTGCGCGCGCAGTAGCCGATGTCGCCCGCACGTACACCGAACCCGCTCCTCCGAAGGCCACAGACGCACTGAAGCCCACGTTAGTCTTCCGGCTCGATCGCTATGGCCGCGGAGGCGATCACTCTTCCTTTAATCGCGAAGGCTTCACCGGCGTTCGTTTTACGGAATGGCGCGAAAACTTTGATCATCAGCATCAAGTCGTTCGCGTGGAGAACGGAACGCAGTTCGGCGATCTGATCCAGTTCGACGACTTCCCCTACATGGCGCGCGTCGCTCGTCTGAATGCAGCCACGCTGGCCACATTGGCCACTGCGCCAGCTATCCCCGAGAAGGTACAGTTCAAAGCGGGTGGCCTGAACAACGACACCACCATCACCTGGACTTCCTCCGCAGACGCACATGATGAAGTTGTATGGCGGGAAACCAGCGCGCCGGACTGGCAGTTCAGCGCACCTGTCGCTTCGTTTCAACTCACCGCAGACGGCAACGCGAAAACCATGACGCTGCCTGTATCCAAAGACAACGTCATCCTCGCCATCCGAAGCTGCGACGGAAAAGGACATTGCAGCCCGGCTGCTGCGCCATTGCCGAAGTAA
- a CDS encoding cupin domain-containing protein, with product MNSTRRDLCLSLPALAFFAELSGVAQQAAPAAATESKPDPAKIAAGTKIFSDNHIFNGRELPIHSGKTGSSQAVCQGVLPTGEGVEMHNTMLLPGMAPHPPHQHMHSEWLFLREGKVEWLIDGKWEPAEAGDILYASSMKLHGLKNVGTVPAKYFVMAVGPNLKG from the coding sequence ATGAATTCCACACGCCGCGATCTATGCCTGAGTTTGCCCGCCCTTGCTTTCTTTGCCGAACTATCTGGTGTTGCACAACAGGCAGCGCCTGCCGCTGCGACTGAATCCAAGCCCGATCCTGCGAAGATTGCTGCCGGAACAAAGATTTTTTCAGATAACCACATCTTCAATGGCCGCGAGCTGCCCATTCATAGCGGGAAGACAGGATCATCGCAGGCGGTTTGCCAAGGTGTGCTGCCTACAGGCGAAGGCGTGGAGATGCACAACACGATGTTGCTGCCGGGGATGGCGCCGCATCCGCCGCATCAGCACATGCACTCTGAGTGGCTGTTCCTGCGCGAAGGCAAAGTGGAGTGGCTGATCGATGGCAAGTGGGAACCGGCAGAGGCAGGCGACATTCTGTATGCGAGCAGCATGAAGCTACACGGCCTCAAAAATGTCGGCACGGTGCCGGCGAAGTACTTTGTGATGGCAGTAGGGCCCAATTTAAAAGGCTGA